In Halalkalicoccus sp. NIPERK01, one DNA window encodes the following:
- a CDS encoding thioredoxin family protein has translation MIEVLLFTQETCGACATQREKNEGIEDAYPDIEFRKVDIQTDLGTAKEYAVRKTPTTLVYANGDRTEEFIGIVERDELEAAIEDADQQSTGLAERLASIVRR, from the coding sequence ATGATCGAAGTACTCCTCTTCACGCAGGAAACCTGCGGGGCGTGCGCAACGCAGCGAGAGAAAAACGAGGGCATCGAGGACGCGTATCCAGACATCGAATTCCGGAAGGTCGACATCCAGACCGATCTGGGGACTGCCAAGGAGTACGCTGTCCGAAAGACACCCACGACACTCGTGTACGCAAACGGGGATCGAACTGAGGAGTTCATCGGCATCGTCGAGCGAGACGAGCTGGAGGCGGCTATCGAAGACGCAGACCAGCAATCGACCGGACTCGCGGAGCGGCTCGCCAGTATCGTACGCAGATGA
- a CDS encoding SHOCT domain-containing protein: MSSSNQLDTTTIVLLILGAIIVLPLLTMGMGFGGMMGYGGMMGGYGTTSGWWPLVGMLVPLVFLLVLLGGGYLIFRRVTESQSSRNPAMEELRMAYARGDLTEEEFETRRDKLERSE, translated from the coding sequence ATGTCGTCATCGAATCAACTCGACACTACAACCATCGTCCTCCTCATCCTCGGGGCAATCATCGTTCTCCCCCTGCTCACGATGGGAATGGGATTCGGCGGGATGATGGGCTACGGTGGAATGATGGGCGGATACGGGACGACCAGCGGCTGGTGGCCACTCGTTGGGATGCTTGTGCCGCTGGTCTTCCTCCTCGTCCTGCTGGGTGGAGGATATCTCATCTTCCGTCGCGTGACGGAATCGCAGTCGTCGCGGAATCCTGCGATGGAGGAATTGCGCATGGCGTACGCCCGTGGTGATCTCACTGAGGAAGAGTTCGAAACCCGCCGAGACAAGCTCGAACGCTCGGAGTAA
- a CDS encoding DUF302 domain-containing protein has product MKYTIQTSVSNDFDQVVETTIDALKDEGFGVLCDIDVQATFKEKLGEEFRQYRILGACNPALAHEGLNEEIELGALLPCNVIVYETDDGDVIVSAVDPQQLVGIADNEALDSIANEVHDRFERVLASVVDELESSSEV; this is encoded by the coding sequence ATGAAGTACACAATACAAACGTCCGTCTCCAATGATTTCGACCAGGTGGTCGAGACGACAATCGATGCGCTCAAAGACGAAGGATTCGGCGTTCTCTGTGACATCGACGTCCAGGCGACGTTCAAGGAGAAACTCGGCGAGGAGTTCCGACAGTACCGCATCCTCGGTGCGTGCAACCCGGCACTGGCACACGAGGGCCTGAACGAGGAGATCGAACTCGGCGCACTCCTTCCGTGTAACGTCATCGTCTACGAAACGGACGATGGAGACGTCATCGTGAGTGCAGTCGATCCGCAACAGCTGGTTGGCATCGCCGACAACGAGGCGCTCGACTCGATCGCCAATGAGGTCCACGACCGGTTCGAGCGCGTCCTCGCCAGTGTCGTGGACGAACTCGAATCCTCGTCGGAGGTCTAA
- a CDS encoding plastocyanin/azurin family copper-binding protein, with the protein MTYSRRQFLGALGASTVATAGLTRPVTAQETPVVRMGNNYFDPIGLHVEPGTTVRFEIAAGTHSATAYESRIPSDASAFDSGVISSGGFEHTFEEPGTYDYYCIPHKSVGMVGRIVVGSPGGPAEASPIPDGDVPESDAIVEQGAIAYGSSTGGTRNSDGGMMGPGMGSGPGMMNGRNGGWGGGLPLVGGALGLIGLVGGLLYWALGRGDAPPESDDSAMETLQRRYARGEIDEAEFQRRRERLVQNQEN; encoded by the coding sequence ATGACTTACAGTAGACGCCAGTTTCTGGGAGCGCTCGGAGCCAGCACAGTCGCGACAGCGGGACTCACCCGGCCCGTCACTGCCCAGGAGACGCCCGTCGTCAGGATGGGCAACAACTACTTCGACCCGATCGGGCTCCACGTCGAGCCCGGTACGACCGTCCGCTTCGAGATCGCGGCCGGAACACACTCTGCGACGGCTTACGAGAGCCGAATTCCGTCCGACGCCAGCGCGTTCGATAGTGGAGTCATCTCGTCGGGAGGGTTCGAACATACGTTCGAGGAACCGGGCACGTACGACTACTACTGCATCCCGCACAAGTCGGTCGGGATGGTCGGTCGCATCGTCGTCGGCAGTCCCGGCGGGCCAGCTGAAGCGAGTCCGATACCGGACGGTGACGTACCCGAGAGCGACGCGATCGTCGAACAGGGTGCAATAGCGTATGGGTCCAGCACCGGCGGTACCAGGAACTCCGATGGCGGAATGATGGGCCCCGGGATGGGGTCTGGTCCTGGAATGATGAATGGCCGAAACGGTGGCTGGGGTGGCGGGCTGCCGCTCGTCGGCGGGGCACTCGGACTGATCGGGCTGGTCGGTGGACTCCTCTACTGGGCACTGGGTCGAGGTGACGCACCTCCCGAGAGCGACGATTCCGCGATGGAAACCCTCCAACGCCGATACGCACGAGGCGAGATCGACGAAGCGGAGTTCCAACGACGCCGTGAGCGATTGGTGCAGAATCAAGAGAACTGA